In Pseudomonadota bacterium, a single genomic region encodes these proteins:
- a CDS encoding response regulator produces MSKEIQEHIFEPFFTTKQLGQGTGLGLATIHGIVKQNNGFINVYSEPGKGSTFKIYLARDHSQAHLTAIPEKVAPPLGQGETVLLVEDDLALLTLSKKLLEDLGYTVLEASTPGRALELAAGQTGGISLLLTDVVMPELDGRALAERLKTSHPELKILFMSGYTANVIALQEILDPGVQFIQKPFTKNDLAAKIHETLSANGAHQ; encoded by the coding sequence ATGAGCAAGGAAATTCAGGAACATATTTTCGAACCGTTCTTCACCACCAAGCAGCTCGGCCAGGGCACCGGGCTGGGGCTGGCCACGATTCACGGTATCGTCAAGCAGAATAACGGCTTCATCAACGTCTACAGCGAGCCCGGCAAAGGCAGCACCTTCAAAATCTATCTGGCCCGCGACCACAGTCAGGCCCATCTGACGGCAATCCCCGAGAAAGTCGCCCCCCCCCTCGGACAAGGAGAAACCGTGCTCCTCGTCGAGGACGACCTGGCCCTGCTCACACTCAGCAAAAAACTGCTGGAAGATCTGGGCTACACGGTCCTTGAAGCCTCAACCCCGGGCCGGGCCCTGGAGCTGGCGGCCGGCCAAACCGGCGGGATCAGCTTGTTACTGACCGATGTCGTCATGCCCGAGCTCGATGGCCGAGCGCTGGCCGAGCGTCTTAAAACCAGCCATCCCGAGCTTAAGATCCTGTTCATGTCCGGCTATACGGCCAATGTTATCGCCCTCCAGGAAATTCTGGATCCCGGGGTCCAATTCATTCAGAAACCTTTCA